A region from the Myripristis murdjan chromosome 23, fMyrMur1.1, whole genome shotgun sequence genome encodes:
- the LOC115355077 gene encoding uncharacterized protein LOC115355077 isoform X1, with protein sequence MIPIAEIKKKMSCVAFSFIFFILVPCSLPPGSCDDFSFSICWMTRGDTFERADGNIWLNDVALKAVRSLAEFTSLTVSPTVENKLSLQYEGSVHKWAFSITPSASSIEVRGLQKPQEHPSSATRETLQQLSATEVFACENGTLFFHQDENFILAIGHTLRLPVGLESRGPSMLLVSWMESRPAAADAGDTHSVSLYLTELGAYTAVSRNATALDHYLFSGLGSCSPYLACVELAGTQSLTCLSTVTDPDEPGLFQVTSWNSSSITVAWDSPDSRQFSVFLLTAFYLDGTDHVTQELPFWQRGDRSAFTLSDLAPCSRVKLGLQTVCQAGPETRHSKMVLIDGNSEHSNIDGLRQTSSGPDSYTLSWDGRNTSSISMFRVYHEGALQASTLITNHTVGGLQPCQPYLARVEALCGEGVVMSTKTVAAHTGPRGVSDLTYRPNNSTAMWTPGTPHRATVTFLYNLTLENGTAVRSSRVSEPELRLPGLADGETYLLDVREECGGRWKSSPSLLSFDAVDVTSERLVLPVGPDSDLELQSDFSPDLVMVVPWLFTGELQDTTSEPRVQMEKVIKNKVQQMLGGFHRAARVQLGAVQPLDEDGRTQIVLKSFDASVTDADVPLPVADQLDHIQSLQLPNITVSHGVVSWDGPDECASSKQSVCPSDSLCINTLGSYMCVCRHGYYDVASAIVPSVASPPVCSKKGLFSRCQDKMISGGVAKAYLVSLLGGKVDVELNDGRCVVNESETSYYFNTSRKTSECGTRRLVNKTHIEYQNTLSVTLSKEHVISRRDLQVVWKCVYPRNYVRNAQVSVDLEWISSLSLVEFNSSLELGPALALYSDESYTHSYRDAVALALEDTLFFQVALRANSSFIADVVLQVASCWATESPDPQDRVQGLFLQDGCPLDDTFQWRSANGARQESRFSIRMFTMPKGLPLYFHCLAQICGHAEDCTTNCSSRQLSRRSLSKRDVHGKRAVVVSAGPLLVAGEAESGVWPSDWTDHMTMISVVAGSIGVLAITLLGVSATKAIMSYYEQLRLQ encoded by the exons ATGATTCCCATTGCtgagattaaaaagaaaat GAGCTGCGTTGCCTTttccttcatcttcttcatcctcgTGCCCTGCTCCTTACCTCCCG GAAGTTGCGATGATTTTTCCTTCTCCATATGTTGGATGACCAGAGGCGACACTTTTGAAAG GGCGGATGGAAACATTTGGCTGAACGACGTCGCGCTGAAAGCGGTCAGGAGTTTGGCTGAATTCACCTCCTTGACTGTGTCTCCGACTGTGGAGAACAAACTCTCACTGCAGTATGAAGGCTCGGTCCACAAATGGGCTTTCTCTATTACCCCGA GTGCAAGCTCCATTGAAGTCAGAGGCCTGCAGAAGCCACAAGAGCATCCGTCCAGTGCCACTCGG GAaaccctgcagcagctgagtgCCACCGAGGTGTTTGCGTGTGAAAACGGCACGTTATTCTTCCACCAGGATGAAAACTTCATCCTAGCCATTG GCCACACGCTGCGTCTCCCCGTCGGCCTGGAGTCCAGGGGTCCCTCGATGCTGCTGGTCTCCTGGATGGAGAGCCGTCCGGCCGCTGCAGATGCCGGCGACACACACTCCGTGTCCCTCTACCTCACTGAGCTGGGCGCCTACACCGCCGTCAGCAGGAACGCCACCGCCCTCGACCACTACCTCTTCAGCGGCCTTGGGTCCTGCAGCCCCTACCTGGCCTGTGTGGAGCTGGCAGGCACCCAGTCGCTCACCTGCCTCTCCACCGTCACAG ACCCGGACGAGCCGGGACTCTTCCAGGTGACGTCgtggaacagcagcagcatcacggTGGCCTGGGACTCGCCCGACAGCCGCCAGTTCTccgtcttcctcctcaccgCCTTCTACCTCGACGGCACCGACCACGTCACCCAGGAGCTCCCGTTCTGGCAGCGGGGCGACAGGTCGGCGTTCACCCTGTCTGACCTGGCGCCCTGCAGCAGAGTGAAGCTCGGCCTGCAGACGGTGTGCCAGGCAGGGCCGGAGACCCGCCACAGCAAGATGGTGCTGATCGACGGAAACTCCG AGCACTCCAACATCGACGGCCTGCGACAGACGTCGTCCGGCCCCGACAGCTACACGCTGAGCTGGGATGGGAGGAACACCTCGTCCATCTCCATGTTCAGAGTCTACCACGAGGGGGCGCTGCAGGCCTCCACACTCATCACCAACCACACGGTGGGGGGGCTGCAGCCGTGTCAGCCGTACCTGGCCAGGGTGGAGGCGCTGTGCGGAGAGGGCGTCGTCATGAGCACCAAGACGGTCGCCGCACACACAG GACCTCGAGGTGTGTCCGACCTCACTTATCGCCCCAACAACTCCACCGCCATGTGGACCCCCGGCACCCCTCACCGGGCCACCGTCACCTTCCTGTACAACCTCACTTTGGAGAACGGGACCGCCGTCCGGAGCAGCCGCGTGTCCGAGCCCGAGCTGCGTCTGCCGGGCTTGGCGGACGGAGAGACCTACCTCCTCGACGTGCGGGAGGAGTGTGGCGGCCGGTGGAAGTCGAGCCCCTCCCTGCTGAGTTTTGACGCCGTTGATGTGACCTCAGAGCGCCTCGTGCTGCCGGTCGGACCCGACAGTGACCTGG agctgcagtctGACTTCAGCCCGGACTTGGTGATGGTCGTGCCGTGGCTGTTCACCGGCGAGCTGCAGGACACCACGTCAGAGCCCAGAGTCCAGATGGAGAAGGTTATCAAAAATAAG GTGCAGCAGATGTTGGGAGGTTTCCACCGAGCAGCCCGGGTTCAGCTCGGCGCCGTTCAGCCTTTAGACGAAGACGGAAGAACCCAAATTGTCCTGAAGTCTTTTGATGCCTCCGTGACGGACGCGGACGTGCCGCTTCCTGTCGCAGATCAGCTGGACCACATTCAGTCGCTGCAGCTGCCCAACATCACCGTCTCACACGGGGTCGTCTCCTGGGACG GTCCAGATGAGTGTGCTTCCTCCAAGCAGAGTGTGTGTCCCTCTGATTCTCTGTGCATCAACACTCTGGGctcctacatgtgtgtgtgtcgccatGGTTACTACGATGTGGCGTCCGCCATCGTGCCGTCTGTCGCCTCACCTCCAGTCTGCAGCA AGAAAGGGCTTTTCAGCCGCTGTCAGGACAAGATGATCTCAGGCGGCGTAGCAAAGGCCTACCTGGTGTCTCTCTTGGGGGGGAAGGTGGACGTCGAGCTGAATGACGGGCGCTGCGTCGTGAACGAGAGCGAGACCTCCTACTACTTCAACACCTCGCGCAAAACCTCCGAGTGTGGAACCAGGAGGCTG gtgaacaaaacacacattgaGTACCAAAACACTCTGAGTGTGACCTTGAGCAAAGAGCACGTCATCTCCCGCCGGGACCTGCAGGTCGTCTGGAAGTGCGTCTACCCGCGAAACTACGTCCGCAACGCTCAAGTCAGTGTGGATTTGGAGTG gatctcctctctctccctggtggAGTTCAACTCGTCCCTGGAGCTCGGCCCGGCCTTGGCCCTGTACAGCGACGAGTCCTACACCCACAGCTACCGGGACGCCGTGGCCTTGGCCCTCGAGGACACGCTGTTCTTCCAGGTGGCTCTGCGGGCCAACAGCTCCTTTATCGCAGACGTTGTCCTGCAGGTGGCGTCGTGCTGGGCCACAGAGAGCCCCGACCCACAGGACCGAGTCCAGGGCCTGTTCCTCCAGGACGG ctGCCCTCTTGACGACACCTTCCAGTGGCGCTCGGCGAACGGCGCGAGACAGGAAAGCAGATTCTCCATTCGGATGTTCACCATGCCCAAAGGCCTACCCCTCTACTTCCACTGCCTGGCCCAGATATGCGGGCACGCCGAGGACTGCACCACG AACTGCAGCAGCCGGCAGCTCAGCAGGCGGTCGCTGAGCAAACGGGACGTTCATGGTAAACGAGCCGTCGTCGTGTCCGCCGGACCGCTGCTGGTCGCCGGGGAGGCCGAGTCGGGAGTCTGGCCGTCCGACT GGACTGATCACATGACCATGATCTCCGTGGTGGCTGGATCAATAGGCGTTTTGGCGATCACGCTGCTCGGCGTGAGCGCAACGAAAGCCATCATGAGCTACTACGAGCAGCTACGGCTGCAATAA
- the LOC115355077 gene encoding uncharacterized protein LOC115355077 isoform X2 yields MIPIAEIKKKMSCVAFSFIFFILVPCSLPPGSCDDFSFSICWMTRGDTFERADGNIWLNDVALKAVRSLAEFTSLTVSPTVENKLSLQYEGSVHKWAFSITPSASSIEVRGLQKPQEHPSSATRETLQQLSATEVFACENGTLFFHQDENFILAIGHTLRLPVGLESRGPSMLLVSWMESRPAAADAGDTHSVSLYLTELGAYTAVSRNATALDHYLFSGLGSCSPYLACVELAGTQSLTCLSTVTDPDEPGLFQVTSWNSSSITVAWDSPDSRQFSVFLLTAFYLDGTDHVTQELPFWQRGDRSAFTLSDLAPCSRVKLGLQTVCQAGPETRHSKMVLIDGNSEHSNIDGLRQTSSGPDSYTLSWDGRNTSSISMFRVYHEGALQASTLITNHTVGGLQPCQPYLARVEALCGEGVVMSTKTVAAHTGPRGVSDLTYRPNNSTAMWTPGTPHRATVTFLYNLTLENGTAVRSSRVSEPELRLPGLADGETYLLDVREECGGRWKSSPSLLSFDAVDVTSERLVLPVGPDSDLELQSDFSPDLVMVVPWLFTGELQDTTSEPRVQMEKVIKNKVQQMLGGFHRAARVQLGAVQPLDEDGRTQIVLKSFDASVTDADVPLPVADQLDHIQSLQLPNITVSHGVVSWDGPDECASSKQSVCPSDSLCINTLGSYMCVCRHGYYDVASAIVPSVASPPVCSKKGLFSRCQDKMISGGVAKAYLVSLLGGKVDVELNDGRCVVNESETSYYFNTSRKTSECGTRRLVNKTHIEYQNTLSVTLSKEHVISRRDLQVVWKCVYPRNYVRNAQDLLSLPGGVQLVPGARPGLGPVQRRVLHPQLPGRRGLGPRGHAVLPGGSAGQQLLYRRRCPAGGVVLGHREPRPTGPSPGPVPPGRLPS; encoded by the exons ATGATTCCCATTGCtgagattaaaaagaaaat GAGCTGCGTTGCCTTttccttcatcttcttcatcctcgTGCCCTGCTCCTTACCTCCCG GAAGTTGCGATGATTTTTCCTTCTCCATATGTTGGATGACCAGAGGCGACACTTTTGAAAG GGCGGATGGAAACATTTGGCTGAACGACGTCGCGCTGAAAGCGGTCAGGAGTTTGGCTGAATTCACCTCCTTGACTGTGTCTCCGACTGTGGAGAACAAACTCTCACTGCAGTATGAAGGCTCGGTCCACAAATGGGCTTTCTCTATTACCCCGA GTGCAAGCTCCATTGAAGTCAGAGGCCTGCAGAAGCCACAAGAGCATCCGTCCAGTGCCACTCGG GAaaccctgcagcagctgagtgCCACCGAGGTGTTTGCGTGTGAAAACGGCACGTTATTCTTCCACCAGGATGAAAACTTCATCCTAGCCATTG GCCACACGCTGCGTCTCCCCGTCGGCCTGGAGTCCAGGGGTCCCTCGATGCTGCTGGTCTCCTGGATGGAGAGCCGTCCGGCCGCTGCAGATGCCGGCGACACACACTCCGTGTCCCTCTACCTCACTGAGCTGGGCGCCTACACCGCCGTCAGCAGGAACGCCACCGCCCTCGACCACTACCTCTTCAGCGGCCTTGGGTCCTGCAGCCCCTACCTGGCCTGTGTGGAGCTGGCAGGCACCCAGTCGCTCACCTGCCTCTCCACCGTCACAG ACCCGGACGAGCCGGGACTCTTCCAGGTGACGTCgtggaacagcagcagcatcacggTGGCCTGGGACTCGCCCGACAGCCGCCAGTTCTccgtcttcctcctcaccgCCTTCTACCTCGACGGCACCGACCACGTCACCCAGGAGCTCCCGTTCTGGCAGCGGGGCGACAGGTCGGCGTTCACCCTGTCTGACCTGGCGCCCTGCAGCAGAGTGAAGCTCGGCCTGCAGACGGTGTGCCAGGCAGGGCCGGAGACCCGCCACAGCAAGATGGTGCTGATCGACGGAAACTCCG AGCACTCCAACATCGACGGCCTGCGACAGACGTCGTCCGGCCCCGACAGCTACACGCTGAGCTGGGATGGGAGGAACACCTCGTCCATCTCCATGTTCAGAGTCTACCACGAGGGGGCGCTGCAGGCCTCCACACTCATCACCAACCACACGGTGGGGGGGCTGCAGCCGTGTCAGCCGTACCTGGCCAGGGTGGAGGCGCTGTGCGGAGAGGGCGTCGTCATGAGCACCAAGACGGTCGCCGCACACACAG GACCTCGAGGTGTGTCCGACCTCACTTATCGCCCCAACAACTCCACCGCCATGTGGACCCCCGGCACCCCTCACCGGGCCACCGTCACCTTCCTGTACAACCTCACTTTGGAGAACGGGACCGCCGTCCGGAGCAGCCGCGTGTCCGAGCCCGAGCTGCGTCTGCCGGGCTTGGCGGACGGAGAGACCTACCTCCTCGACGTGCGGGAGGAGTGTGGCGGCCGGTGGAAGTCGAGCCCCTCCCTGCTGAGTTTTGACGCCGTTGATGTGACCTCAGAGCGCCTCGTGCTGCCGGTCGGACCCGACAGTGACCTGG agctgcagtctGACTTCAGCCCGGACTTGGTGATGGTCGTGCCGTGGCTGTTCACCGGCGAGCTGCAGGACACCACGTCAGAGCCCAGAGTCCAGATGGAGAAGGTTATCAAAAATAAG GTGCAGCAGATGTTGGGAGGTTTCCACCGAGCAGCCCGGGTTCAGCTCGGCGCCGTTCAGCCTTTAGACGAAGACGGAAGAACCCAAATTGTCCTGAAGTCTTTTGATGCCTCCGTGACGGACGCGGACGTGCCGCTTCCTGTCGCAGATCAGCTGGACCACATTCAGTCGCTGCAGCTGCCCAACATCACCGTCTCACACGGGGTCGTCTCCTGGGACG GTCCAGATGAGTGTGCTTCCTCCAAGCAGAGTGTGTGTCCCTCTGATTCTCTGTGCATCAACACTCTGGGctcctacatgtgtgtgtgtcgccatGGTTACTACGATGTGGCGTCCGCCATCGTGCCGTCTGTCGCCTCACCTCCAGTCTGCAGCA AGAAAGGGCTTTTCAGCCGCTGTCAGGACAAGATGATCTCAGGCGGCGTAGCAAAGGCCTACCTGGTGTCTCTCTTGGGGGGGAAGGTGGACGTCGAGCTGAATGACGGGCGCTGCGTCGTGAACGAGAGCGAGACCTCCTACTACTTCAACACCTCGCGCAAAACCTCCGAGTGTGGAACCAGGAGGCTG gtgaacaaaacacacattgaGTACCAAAACACTCTGAGTGTGACCTTGAGCAAAGAGCACGTCATCTCCCGCCGGGACCTGCAGGTCGTCTGGAAGTGCGTCTACCCGCGAAACTACGTCCGCAACGCTCAA gatctcctctctctccctggtggAGTTCAACTCGTCCCTGGAGCTCGGCCCGGCCTTGGCCCTGTACAGCGACGAGTCCTACACCCACAGCTACCGGGACGCCGTGGCCTTGGCCCTCGAGGACACGCTGTTCTTCCAGGTGGCTCTGCGGGCCAACAGCTCCTTTATCGCAGACGTTGTCCTGCAGGTGGCGTCGTGCTGGGCCACAGAGAGCCCCGACCCACAGGACCGAGTCCAGGGCCTGTTCCTCCAGGACGG ctGCCCTCTTGA